Proteins encoded together in one Crocosphaera subtropica ATCC 51142 window:
- a CDS encoding MobC family plasmid mobilization relaxosome protein has protein sequence MTEKRNINLTIRVTPSEKLAWQEKAVLSGLTLSNLIRQAMSKTRTWTASNSSLVQEQTRQIARIGNNLNQIAKWANTYKQTAEAIEVIQALRLIQETLHELSVKSDKPSPNSEDNEDVT, from the coding sequence ATGACTGAGAAACGTAACATTAATCTAACAATTCGGGTAACTCCTTCTGAAAAATTAGCTTGGCAAGAAAAGGCCGTACTCTCAGGTCTTACTCTCTCTAATCTTATCCGACAAGCTATGTCCAAAACTCGAACTTGGACAGCTTCAAATAGTTCATTAGTTCAAGAACAAACTAGGCAGATCGCTCGCATTGGCAATAATCTAAACCAAATCGCTAAATGGGCTAATACCTACAAACAAACCGCCGAAGCTATTGAGGTTATTCAAGCTCTTAGACTGATCCAAGAAACCCTACATGAACTATCAGTTAAATCTGATAAACCTTCTCCTAATTCAGAGGACAACGAAGATGTTACTTAA
- a CDS encoding UPF0175 family protein produces the protein MVKRLFEIGKLTVGQAAELAGYSKPTFIELLGKLGVPVIDYPPQELEEEKIT, from the coding sequence ATGGTGAAGCGACTGTTTGAAATAGGAAAATTAACGGTAGGACAAGCAGCAGAATTGGCGGGTTATTCTAAACCGACTTTTATCGAGTTACTTGGTAAATTAGGGGTTCCTGTGATTGATTATCCCCCCCAAGAATTAGAAGAGGAAAAAATTACTTAA